Proteins co-encoded in one Arachis hypogaea cultivar Tifrunner chromosome 13, arahy.Tifrunner.gnm2.J5K5, whole genome shotgun sequence genomic window:
- the LOC140177602 gene encoding uncharacterized protein, producing MYVVDDASMQGMFSIYQQTRAQVSVIELYVEFEELVEVNLPKPNIDWTVYNTESEEEFEGTYHIVGPVEDVNEDDIIVEPDVADVTNALTSQHLSREPSFMHALDLDAMNAPEFPEFVNTNPVVVTNGEFVIGMEFNSRETIIAAIKDYTIRQGVDYRVCESEPTTFYAKCVQYGTNCDWLIRASLIKKKFCWVIRRYNVDPSLKVKSVIAEVQSKFNYTISYCKAWLAKQKAIANIFGGWEASYEALPSWFEAMVQKDPSAAVEIETAPAYLGDEVVEDIRILTWVFWSFYPCIRAFRSCKPIIQIDGTHMYGKYKGALLVAISQDGNGNIVPLAFAVVEGCCRTVREFNVQYARLCERGEAYTQWLNRIPRQQYALAFDNGYRWGHMTTNLIECINGVLKGARNLPITSLVKATFYRLNELFTRKRAEAEARMNTGHAARNIQVNLFDRQNEVFEVREMPSGLEYAVNLRQQHCDCGESQTY from the exons ATGTATGTGGTTGACGATGCAAGTATGCAAGGGATGTTTTCGATCTACCAACAAACACGGGCACAAGTGTCAGTTATCGAGTTATATGTTGAGTTCGAAGAATTAGTTGAGGTTAATTTACCCAAACCTAACATCGACTGGACGGTTTATAACACTGAAAGTGAAGAGGAATTCGAGGGCACTTATCATATTGTTGGTCCAGTTGAAGATGTCAACGAAGATGATATCATAGTTGAGCCTGACGTTGCAGATGTGACAAATGCACTAACGAGCCAACATCTATCTAGAGAGCCTTCTTTTATGCATGCTTTGGATCTAGATGCTATGAATGCACCAGAATTTCCTGAGTTTGTCAATACAA ATCCTGTTGTTGTTACGAATGGTGAATTTGTCATCGGCATGGAGTTTAATTCTAGAGAAACTATAATTGCAGCAATTAAAGATTATACCATTCGTCAGGGTGTGGATTATCGAGTGTGTGAATCTGAGCCAACCACATTTTATGCTAAGTGTGTACAATATGGAACAAATTGCGATTGGCTTATCAGGGCTAGTCTTATTAAGAAAAAGTTTTGTTGGGTTATAAGGCGGTACAATG TTGATCCATCTTTAAAGGTGAAATCGGTGATTGCTGAAGTACAATCGAAATTCAATTATACGATAAGTTACTGCAAAGCATGGCTGGCTAAGCAAAAGGCAATTGCAAATATTTTTGGTGGTTGGGAAGCTTCTTATGAAGCTTTGCCGTCATGGTTTGAAGCAATGGTACAAAAAGATCCATCAGCTGCAGTTGAGATCGAAACTGCACCAGCTTACCTAGGGGATGAGGTGGTCGAGGATATTAGGATACTGACATGGGTGTTTTGGAGCTTTTACCCTTGCATTAGAGCATTTAGGAGCTGCAAGCCAATCATCCAAATAGATGGCACACATATGTATGGCAAATACAAAGGAGCTCTCTTAGTTGCAATTTCTCAGGATGGCAATGGCAATATTGTGCCTCTTGCATTTGCCGTTGTTGAAG GTTGTTGTAGGACTGTGCGTGAATTTAATGTGCAGTATGCAAGATTATGTGAGCGTGGTGAGGCTTACACTCAGTGGCTCAATCGGATCCCACGTCAGCAATATGCTTTGGCGTTCGATAATGGATATCGTTGGGGTCATATGACCACAAACCTAATCGAGTGCATCAATGGGGTATTAAAGGGGGCGCGAAATCTTCCAATTACATCACTTGTCAAGGCAACTTTTTACAGGTTAAATGAGTTGTTCACTAGGAAGAGGGCTGAGGCTGAGGCTCGAATGAATACGGGACAT GCAGCGAGAAACATCCAAGTTAACTTATTTGATAGGCAGAATGAGGTCTTTGAGGTGCGCGAAATGCCCAGCGGTTTAGAGTATGCGGTGAATCTTCGTCAACAGCATTGTGATTGTGGTGAGTCTCAGACATATTGA